A genomic stretch from Salarias fasciatus chromosome 18, fSalaFa1.1, whole genome shotgun sequence includes:
- the snap47 gene encoding synaptosomal-associated protein 47, whose protein sequence is MSLPASIHSWSSSYYVGGERRWQSGVLSLSRTALRFVSRQARAGEEQEEVLLSLHLSRIVEIKMETSSFIFGTLTVLEEGNLKHWFGSLKPNRVVVYTVLEHFWRERLLPPGAGRTAPSRGRELIGLVAGAQRQLEDTGRVLSQQGEQFSSMLQDLDKMESDLGVADRLLSELESPSWWPFGKLPWRTQSEAKSEAPGGATATGGARPSGRNKVLASVPAVVSRGGRSDLRPGALLLLLSSLEVRDANGQLLHRFERGDVDEIRVHSPYEITVRQRFIGRPDVCCRLLSAKMPAALSLLEMQYKKKVEFSGEYAAFRATPLPSPSDSQGASSSGDTQQNLDWQAPPEVPAGELSQLQVLQPDVSQAEAQELRQLLLQLKSLALEAESELERQEEALDVLTESVDRRSLNIEKQTNRMKRLL, encoded by the exons ATGAgcctccctgcctccatccacagctggtcctcctcctACTATgtgggcggcgagcggcggtgGCAGAGCGGCGTTCTATCCCTGAGCAGGACGGCGCTGCGCTTCGTGTCCAGGCAGGCCAGGGCgggtgaggagcaggaggaggtgctgctgaGCCTCCACCTGTCCCGCATCGTGGAGATCAAGATGGAGACGTCCAGCTTCATCTTCGGCACGCTGACCGTCCTGGAGGAGGGGAACCTGAAGCACTGGTTCGGCTCCCTGAAGCCcaaccgcgtggtggtctacaCCGTGCTGGAGCACTTCTGGAGGGAGCGCCTGCTGCCGCCCGGCGCCGGGCGCACGGCGCCGTCCAGAGGCAGGGAGCTGATAGGCCTGGTGGCCGGAGCCCAGAGACAGCTGGAGGACACGGGACGAGTCCTGAGTCAGCAGGGGGAGCAGTTCAGCAGCATGCTGCAGGACCTGGACAAGATGGAGTCCGACCTTGGGGTGGCAGACAG ACTGCTGTCCGAGCTGGAGTCTCCGTCCTGGTGGCCCTTTGGCAAGCTTCCCTGGAGGACTCAGTCCGAGGCAAAGAGCGAGGCGCCAGGCGGGGCCACGGCCACCGGAGGCGCCCGACCGTCCGGCAGGAACAAAGTGCTGGCGAGCGTCCCGGCCGTGGTGTCCAGGGGAGGGCGCTCGGACCTGAGGCCCggcgcgctgctgctgctgctctcctcgcTGGAGGTGCGAGACGCAAACGGTCAGCTGCTCCACCGCTTCGAGCGCGGCGACGTGGACGAGATCCGGGTCCACAGTCCCTACGAGATCACGGTCCGACAGCGGTTCATCGGCCGGCCCGACgtgtgctgcaggctgctgtccgCCAAGATGCCCGCCGCCCTGTCGCTGCTGGAGATGCAGTACAAGAAGAAGGTGGAGTTCAGCGGCGAGTACGCGGCTTTCCGAGCGACGCCTCTACCCTCGCCGTCGGACTCTCAgggagcctcctcctccggcgACACGCAGCAGAACCTGGACTGGCAGGCGCCGCCCGAGGTGCCGGCTGGAGAGCTGTcccagctccaggtcctgcaGCCCGATGTGAGCCAGGCCGAGGCCCAGGAGCTCCGACAG ttgctgctgcagctgaagagtCTGGCGCTGGAGGCAGAGTCGGAGTTGGAGCGACAGGAGGAGGCTTTGGACGTTTTGACCGAGTCGGTCGATCGGCGATCGTTAAACattgagaaacaaacaaatcgCATGAAGCGGCTGCTGTAA
- the jmjd4 gene encoding 2-oxoglutarate and iron-dependent oxygenase JMJD4, whose protein sequence is MEVQRFRRKKKVPVRLNRIRRPGETGGTDSKGARSLCERRKRRTCEEEERGREPPLFPAGSCPPPPPGEKTACETTRTRLGVWSPILSDHPGIQSPPVPTMDLEAYRTCSSLVQIPRSSYQQFCSSHFVDYIDKELSYSKFFKKYLLPNHPCMFSRRFTEEWRCRRRWVTEDGRPDFQNLLQDFDETSVPVANCNAKEYNANPKQVMPFKEFIHYWKEFIQNGHSSPRGCLYLKDWHMARDFPEHRVYSTPLFFLSDWLNEYWDTLEVDDYRFVYMGPKGSWTPFHADVFRSYSWSANICGRKKWLLYPPGQEDFLRDAHGNLPYDVTCGELKDRGLFPHAEEACQPLEIIQEAGEIIFVPSGWHHQVYNLEDTISINHNWLNGCNLDLMWTFLQSELLSVQKEIDEWRDTMESWHQHCQVIMKACSGIDYAEFASFLKMVADNRMAFLNSCCSAEPAEYSRPHSEALAALGPYHAAFDLQRVAHIIECLLCNDDFKRLDHSALSLQPETLLQQIRDSIQSTRGGHLLYQD, encoded by the exons ATGGAAGTACAAAGGTtccgcagaaaaaaaaaggttcctgTTCGATTGAACCGGATTCGGAGACCGGGAGAGACCGGGGGAACGGATTCCAAGGGGGCGAGATCTCTTTGTGAACGGAGGAAGAGGCGGAcatgtgaggaagaggagcgaggAAGAGAACCTCCGCTGTTCCCCGCAGGCTCGTGtccgcccccccctcccggaGAGAAAACAGCATGTGAGACCACCAGGACCCGGCTCGGAGTCTGGTCCCCCATCCTGTCAGACCACCCCGGGATCCAGAGTCCCCCTGTCCCCACCATGGACCTGGAGGCGTAccggacctgcagcagcctggtGCAGATCCCCAGGTCGTCCTACCAGCAGTTCTGCTCCTCACACTTCGTGGACTACATCGACAAGGAGCTGAGCTACTCCAAGTTCTTCAAGAAGTACCTGCTGCCCAACCACccctgcatgttctccaggAGGTTCACGGAGGAGTGGAGGTGCAGGAGGCGCTGGGTCACCGAGGACGGGAGGCCGGACTTCCAGAATCTGCTGCAGGACTTTG ATGAGACTTCAGTTCCTGTGGCAAACTGCAACGCGAAAGAGTACAACGCCAACCCCAAACAGGTGATGCCTTTCAAAGAGTTCATCCACTACTGGAAGGAGTTCATTCAGAACGGTCACTCATCCCCCCGAGGATGTCTCTACCTGAAGGACTGGCATATGGCAAG AGACTTCCCTGAGCACAGAGTTTACTCCACGCCGCTCTTCTTCTTGTCCGACTGGCTCAATGAATACTGGGACACGCTGGAAGTGGATGACTACCGCTTCGTCTACATGGGCCCTAAAGGCTCGTG GACTCCGTTTCACGCCGACGTCTTCAGGTCTTACAGCTGGTCTGCCAACATCTGCGGCAGGAAGAAGTGGCTGCTGTACCCCCCGGGTCAGGAGGACTTCCTGCGGGACGCCCACGGAAACCTGCCGTACGACGTGACGTGTGGCGAGCTGAAGGACCGAGGCCTGTTCCCGCACGCCGAGGAGGCGTGCCAGCCACTGGAGATCATCCAGGAGGCGGGAGAGATCATCTTCGTGCCCAGCGGCTGGCATCATCAAGTCTATAACCTG GAAGACACCATCTCCATCAACCACAACTGGCTGAACGGCTGTAACCTGGACCTCATGTGGACGTTCCTGCAGAGCGAACTGCTGTCCGTCCAGAAGGAGATCGACGAGTGGCGGGACACCATGGAGTCCTGGCACCAGCACTGCCAG GTCATCATGAAGGCCTGCTCCGGGATCGACTACGCAGAATTCGCCTCCTTCCTGAAGATGGTGGCCGATAACCGGATGGCGTTCCtcaacagctgctgctccgcAGAGCCGGCCGAATACTCGCGGCCGCACTCGGAGGCGCTGGCGGCGCTGGGCCCGTACCACGCCGCCTTCGACCTGCAGAGGGTGGCTCACATCATCGAGTGTCTGCTCTGCAACGACGACTTCAAGAGACTGGACCACTCCGCTCTGAGCCTGCAGCCCGAGAccctgctgcagcagatccGGGACAGCATCCAATCCACCAGGGGGGGGCACCTCCTGTACCAGGACTGA
- the iba57 gene encoding iron-sulfur cluster assembly factor IBA57, mitochondrial: protein MVLCFVSRCALTAAAGVRVSSGARFARHLASVRGYSEVTSRGHGPVCYALTHRALLKLEGADTSAFLQGIITNDVTLLHERAALYAHLLNVQGRTLYDVILYRLKGSEGADSVLMECDGTLRDSVLKHLKMYRIRRKVSVSCCPELSVWAVLSRSRSRSSTPDEPVQKPELSRPDRAVVWEADPRTALMGWRLVLQANQDPVELLKGSETGDTQDYHRHRYRIGLPEGVEDLPPGVALPLESNLVYLSGISFSKGCYIGQELTARTHHTGVVRKRLMPVRLSPAPPETPGGAALQTEAGKAAGKHRAGLGDLGLALVRTAHAQETLTLTTSGGEVVTLQAAVPPWWPKDQDV from the exons ATGGTTCTTTGTTTCGTTTCGCGGTGCGCGCTCACGGCCGCCGCTGGCGTCCGTGTATCCTCAGGGGCGCGCTTTGCTCGCCACCTCGCGTCGGTTCGGGGCTACAGCGAGGTCACGAGCCGCGGGCACGGGCCCGTGTGTTACGCGCTGACCCACCGGGCCCTGCTGAAGCTGGAGGGCGCGGACACGAGCGCGTTCCTGCAGGGGATCATCACCAACGACGTGACGCTGCTGCACGAGCGCGCGGCTCTCTACGCACATCTGCTCAACGTGCAGGGACGCACGCTCTATGACGTCATCTTGTACAG GCTGAAGGGCTCGGAGGGAGCGGACAGCGTGCTGATGGAGTGTGACGGCACCTTAAGGGACTCGGTCCTGAAGCACCTGAAGATGTACCGGATCCGCAGGAAGGTGTCGGTCAGCTGTTGCCCAGAGCTGAGCGTCTGGGCCGTGttgtcccggtcccggtcccggtcctccaCGCCGGACGAGCCGGTCCAGAAGCCCGAGCTGAGCCGGCCGGACCGAGCCGTGGTGTGGGAGGCGGACCCTCGCACGGCGCTTATGGGCTGGAGGTTAGTCCTGCAGGCCAACCAGGACccagtggagctgctgaagggCTCTGAGACGGGAGACACACAGGACTACCACAGACACCGCTACCGCATcg gacTCCCAGAGGGGGTGGAGGACCTCCCCCCAGGCGTGGCCTTGCCTCTGGAGTCTAACCTGGTGTACTTGAGTGGGATCAGCTTCAGTAAAGGCTGCTACATTGGTCAGGAGCTGACGGCGCGGACTCATCACACCGGGGTGGTGCGGAAACGCCTCATGCCGGTGCGCCTGTCTCCGGCACCGCCGGAGACGCCGGGTGGCGCCGCGCTGCAGACAGAGGCGGGTAAAGCGGCCGGGAAGCACCGGGCGGGCCTGGGGGACCTGGGCCTCGCCCTGGTCCGCACGGCCCACGCCCAGGAAACACTGACGCTGACGACGAGCGGCGGCGAGGTGGTGACGCTGCAGGCTGCCGTGCCGCCGTGGTGGCCCAAAGACCAGGACGTGTGA